The genomic DNA GCCGTTGTCCAAACACCCTTATGGTGGGAAGCTTTGAAGATTTCATTTACTTGTGCTTTTTGTAATTTTGGGTTCGATTGTAATTTTGTATTGATACGAAAAGTGTCAAGTTTCTAGTATCATTTTGTTTTGTGAGTCGCGCTTTTCAACTTCTGGGGTTGAGGCGCCAATTTTGAAACTTTCGGAGTTACTGcaattctttttattttttatttttttcaatcgAATTATAATACCTTAATCCTTAACCAACCTATATATTTGAAGGAAAACAAGGTATTTTATACTTGATTATTTTGCATTTAATTGAATCATCAACCGAATATCGCATTATATTGTGACGATTTCATTTTATTTTGAACTGAAGTAAAAAAAAGTTCCTAATCTAAATTACTGTCAAAATGGATACGCTTATATAGGGTGACAAAAATGGAAACGACCCGAAACCCGACACGAAATTGACACGAAAAAGTTCAAATTAGAGTTGGGGTTTTTTGATTTCGGATCGGGTTCGGGTGGACTGAAAACTAACCCGAAAAAATCAGGTCAACCCGAAATACATATAAATTATATTCGTTTTCATTCAGTTTATCCACATATTTTGGCCCAATAAGATATAAATAGCGAAACTAGTAATACCAAAGTGACAATTGAAACAATCACGGAGATGCGAAATGCAATTATCCCTATTCTAAATTACGCAATTTAAGGTTAAAATCTGATCTATGTTATGTCCTGTTGCCATGAATTATGAATGTAAAGAACCAGTTTTTACTAATCTATAGTCCATCTAGCAGATATACCTAGGATATACCTGTGTATAGTCTCCAACAAAGAGGATTTATGTTCTATAGTAATTGACATTAACAAGTAAAGAGTGTCTACAACACAAGGTCACTGCACAGAAATTGATGTGATGCTTCAATTCTCTGCCCATTTTACTTCTCTAACCAGGGTAGCTTAACATCAGTTTGATGAACTCAAAGACCTTTTGAGCTTTCGAAGGATACTCCACATGAATGTTGATATAATAAAGAGCGCAAAACCAGTGATAACAGCATACTTGAGGCCAAGATTTACCAGTAAGTTCACCAGAAGGCCAGCCAGGACAACACCAAAAAAGTTTGCCGAGACAGCAGACCCGAATGGCATATCAAGAACAGAAGCAATTATGGCTCCTGTCCAAGCGCCTGTACCAGGGAAAGGGACAGCCACAAACAACATCAACCCAAGCCACTGAAACTCTTCCACAGGACCTGCCTTCTCCTTTGCTCTCTTGAATAGCATGTCAAGGAATTGAGATGCAGGCTGGTTCCGCCCAGCAAGGAAAGTTGCGATACTTTTCAAGTGTAGTACAATAAAGGGCACCGGAACCATATTCCTACAATTGTATGCAAGTTAGTCGTCACATTTTACATTCAATAAATGGCTTTCAAATATGACGACATCACCTTATACAGTAATGCATGTTTAGAAATTAGGCACATGCAGTTCATTTCAATTGACATATTTCGAATTTCAATTCCTTGTCATTCATATATAAGGGCAAGTTTAAGAATTTAAAATAAACACTCAATCTATGTCATTTTATATCCATTTCAAATGAATTTTGTGTTCCCAAAACTGTGCTTCTAGTATTTGCGAACACTCTGTACACAGCCTATACATGGTAAATTATTAGTATTAGTAAAGAAGAAATTCTGAAGGTACGAAACAGAATTTGTTAAACAATTCTCAGATTTAGTCATTCAACATTTCAACGTTGATCTGATTTATAAAGATCACTTGTCTACCAAGAATTAGATATTTAACTGATGTAGCAGAAGCACAAAAGCAGTTTTTATTACCAAGACACCAAGCCTATGTTTGTCTATAGCTCCAGCCAACAATCTATTGACCACAACTGCATTTTAAAGCCTCTGCTAAGAGTTAAAAGATGCTTAGTTGCACATTCTACAAATGGTACCAATCCATCGACATAGTCAATGTACATTATAAAACTTAAAGATGAAGTAAAATGGATCAAGTGAATGTCAATATTTGTATGTACCGATCATAATTTCTGCTCAGTATACAAATTTGTACTTATTTTATCCTACCTGATCTCTTACTGCAATCCTATGAACTAAGTATTTTTTAAATCACATTCTTATACACTTTTGAGTACCTATTTAATGTCAACCATTTCCCTACCTAGCGGCTATTGCTAATCGAATGTAAATTAACTAAACAATTATTGAAATTTAATCCATGGGATAAGCTAATGATCAAACCTAGTTCGAAATTAGAACACACAGACCTAGGATATTACTAATCACATGAAAAAAAACATAGCACAACTCCTTGATGTAATACTAAAAATGTAAAATACAAATACATGAATAATTAcatcagaatttttttttttgctaattcaTTAGGAAACTTTTTGTTGAGAGGAGATTCAGGATTATTCAATCTAGGGCCAAAATGAGTTCTTTTTAGCAAATACAGTACAAACCTAATGAATGTAATTACCACAACAGACTATTGAGGGCACTAGTACACCAAGGCTTGCATAGAATCAAATAAAAACTAATTATACATAATAAAAACACCTAAACTAATAAGACACATTACATATTACTAACAATCACAAACTAGTACTAGTAATATAGAAAAAGAGGGACTTGAGGATTTACCCCAATATGGATAAAACAGTGAGAACAACAGGCTTAAGCTGCAACCAATAACCCACAGGAATAGCCCCACGAAGCTCGATAACCGGAAGTGTAGCCAGAGCAAAAACAACAGCTTCATCAGGCCAACCAAAGCTCCTGAAAGCCTGAGCAAATCTTTGACCAAAACTAGAAGCTCTGATTGAatcagcagcagcagcagcattGGCATCTCCGGAAACAGCATAAAAACCTACAAAAACAGAAGCCCATaacaaaaccaacaaaatagTTTTAACTGGGCCACTTTTATTTGATGGTAAAATCAACTCATCTTCTTGGACTAAATCAAAAGACCCATTTGAAGATGATTTAGTTGAAATACAAGAGCTTTGAAAGTGACCCAGATGATTAAAAATCTCAACTTTAAAAGGGGTTCTTGaatttaatttgatatttttgttACTATTGTGAATCAAGAAATTGGGTAATTGATTGGTGGGTAAGAATTTAATTTGAGACTTTTTATGAGAAAGTTGCAGGAGGGTTAGTGAGTGTGGTGAAAATGAAATAGAAGAAGCCATTTGAAATCAAGAAAATGAAATGTACAATTTTACTGGGAATAAGCTCAATGGAAAATTTGAAATATATTACTAATAATCTGGGGGAAAATTTGTACAACATTTATGTATATTTTTTTTCTTGAAGGAACATGTACTTATCTGTTTGCTGTACGTTCAGATTAAGGGGTCATCTATCAAGTATGACTCAACAGAGAGATTCGACAATTTGGCCGTATCAAAGATACATGTAGATAGGAGTGAAATTTTGGATGCTGTAAAATTGGATAATTAATGGAGGATTTAACGAGGTCAAAAgtgtttcaaaaataatttattttttttaaaaaaatgttgaTAAAATTATGATTcagtttaaaaaatatttgtttaatttgaattttataatataatttttcgTAACATATTATTTTTGAATGATAGATTTGATAGATTTTATTACAAAAAGGGTAATATAACAATTTTTATTGAAGTATTAGAATCTATCTAAACTTTATTCATATTTATCATTTTGATAAATCACCAATTTGTCGATAAATTATAAATCAGAATCTCAAATGCTTTATTTAGATTTCCAAAATCTAGCTATAAACTCAATGTATTAAATTTCGTATGCGACTATATAAAATAGGGTTTTGGGATCGAGTTTTGTTCAATTTCATTACTGTTAAAACAAATCAAATTGGGTCGAgatttttaataaaatcaaaGGTAATGAACAAGGTTAGCTTGTTATTTTACATAAAAGTAGAGTATGATAAGATAAATAAGTGATTAAGGATTTGTCTTTTGTCTTCCCATGTTCCGAATTTAATTCTCGATCACTCGGCGAGTTAGAACATACAAGAAACTATCAAAAAAAGAATATGGTTTGCCTGTTTGAGATAGAGAACGGACACGACTTTGTGTATTTGATGAGATGAAAATGCTAAGATCTTATAATGATATTATATAGACTTTGGAAAACGTGTATactatttttataattaattaaaatacgTTAATTAATTATATTAGTCATAAATTAATCTGTAATAGCATCGAATTAATATTTTatcaaatcaattataattattcttataaaaaataaattaaatatataataacCCAACCcattgaaaatgaaaatagcaaaACTAGTCTGTGATTATCCAGGCCAATGTTTTGCTACTTTCATATCGTCACGTCGCACAATCAGAAAAGTTCGAAATCTTCGCAAACCTCAAATTTGCCCCGAAATCCTATAATTTATACCCCATGCGCGCACGTAGGAGATGCAGCAAAACTTTACAAACAAATTTAGACACCGTAATAAAAGTAAAAGTGTTgtattatataaaataataaaaaccCATTTTTCATTTCAATGTGGGTCATAAGCTTTCATATTAATATTTCCGATCTTAAAGGACTGACTTTAGATTATTATATCATATTCATCTTTTAATCATTTTGAGTAATTTAAAGCGTCTCAAAAATTTAAGGAGAGCACATTCCAAGTGATAATTGTTGCGCGCAGGCAACATTTAACCACTCAATTTATTGGCTCAAATTGATTTGATAATATGGGGCTAAATACCCACATTTTCCAAAGATCCCAGACATGGATGAGATTGATATATTAGTTTAGCACACACCGGACATACATacacggagtttgacttggtgataaaTTTTTTGATCAGAAATAGCATACGGTAGATAGATAATACTCgttgaaccttcgctcgaataaaTAGACCGACTTTAAACCTTCGCTCGAATAAATAGACCGACTTTAAATCTTCGCTCGAATAAATAGACCGACTTTACTAGACAGTAGGCGTGAATTGTCCTTGAATTGTTCGGTTGTTGGTGTAAACGATAATATACTTATCACTCTATATATTCTAACTTgttcagctctcatgagtatgtTCATTTTGGCTATGAAATATCGTCATATATTTGTAGAAATTTCTAAAGAATTGCGCCTGTCAATGCTTCTTTGAAATGACCCCACTTGTGACGTCCCTCAAATCGGGGGGTCAGGATTTGACGTCA from Apium graveolens cultivar Ventura chromosome 5, ASM990537v1, whole genome shotgun sequence includes the following:
- the LOC141725057 gene encoding uncharacterized protein LOC141725057, with translation MASSISFSPHSLTLLQLSHKKSQIKFLPTNQLPNFLIHNSNKNIKLNSRTPFKVEIFNHLGHFQSSCISTKSSSNGSFDLVQEDELILPSNKSGPVKTILLVLLWASVFVGFYAVSGDANAAAAADSIRASSFGQRFAQAFRSFGWPDEAVVFALATLPVIELRGAIPVGYWLQLKPVVLTVLSILGNMVPVPFIVLHLKSIATFLAGRNQPASQFLDMLFKRAKEKAGPVEEFQWLGLMLFVAVPFPGTGAWTGAIIASVLDMPFGSAVSANFFGVVLAGLLVNLLVNLGLKYAVITGFALFIISTFMWSILRKLKRSLSSSN